In Mytilus edulis chromosome 13, xbMytEdul2.2, whole genome shotgun sequence, a single window of DNA contains:
- the LOC139500818 gene encoding cytidine deaminase-like → MFVVTTCEMNLQSLDQTIQDLINAAVKAKDNAYCPYSDFHVGSAVLTEDGHIFSGANVENASYGLSICAERVAICKAVSEGKQNIKAIAVICDVKNDFKGSCGACRQFFVEFNMKMDIYMVKPDLTVKKVTAEELLPMSFNPTALQAERIS, encoded by the exons ATGTTTGTTGTGACCACGTGTGAGATGAATCTTCAGTCATTAG ACCAAACTATTCAGGACCTAATTAATGCCGCAGTGAAGGCCAAAGACAATGCTTACTGTCCTTACAGTGATTTCCATGTTGGTTCGGCTGTTTTAACAGAAGATGGACACATTTTTTCAG GTGCGAATGTAGAAAACGCATCATATGGTTTGAGTATTTGTGCTGAAAGAGTTGCCATTTGCAAAGCAGTTTCAGagggaaaacaaaatataaaagcaATAGCAGTAATATG TGATGTGAAGAACGACTTTAAAGGATCGTGTGGTGCCTGTCGACAGTTTTTTGTAgag TTCAACATGAAGATGGATATATACATGGTAAAACCTGATCTAACAGTGAAGAAAGTAACAGCAGAAGAACTACTTCCTATGTCCTTCAATCCAACAGCTCTTCAAGCAGAAAGAATTTCTTAA